In Drechmeria coniospora strain ARSEF 6962 chromosome 03, whole genome shotgun sequence, the DNA window CTGATAGATGCGAATCCAGAGTCGAATCTCGAATGTCATCACAGGACATGGAGCATGAGCAGAGGGGAGAAAGGCGATGCCAAAGACGTCGCCCACGAGTGTCATGCCCAGCAGGTGTAAGAAGAAGGGAGTGTTCGGGATGGAGCAAAGTCGAATCATCATCTTGCATTCGCCGACCCGCATCTTTCTCCGACATGAACGGCCGAGCAGCATCCtgtgacggccgaggcacACACAGCCTGGCTCCTCGTGCCGTATTTCCTCCGGTGCAAAGTTGGATTCATGCTGAGCTTGTCTTGTCGAAAAGATGGGGAGAAGCGACGGTTGCCGTTGATTTGCTTCGCATCACGTggcctccccctccctcgacTGGTGGTCATGGACCCGCGGCATGACGAGTGTCCATGCATCGTTCTGAATGCGTCCATCTTCACACTCGCTTCTGCCATGAttcgctcgtcctcggtcccGTCTCCCTTGCTACACCGGTGCGTCCATCCATTCTTGGCCCGCTTGCTAGGTGGATCGTGGTGCAAGTCTCGGCGTGAGCACGACATATCGTCGCCGAATCGACTGGCCCTTTGCTTCCCGGTCCGATTCGAAGCTGGCCTGGCTGCAGCGTAACGTTGAGCACATGTCGTCGGCAGTCGAGTGATTGGTCGTTCATCGTGGCAGCCCGGGCTGTCGTACACGGGATTGAATATCGTTCGCGGCCCTTGCACCTCCAGGCCCTCCTGGCCCCGACGGAGCCGGTCTGCATGCCGCATGCCGCCTGGCGCATGCCATGTGTCCAGCCATGGTtgggccttggcctcgtggGTACGTTggctccccccccccccgagctGCCTCTGGACGGCTTGCTCCTGACCAGGATCGAGTCGTGTGGAGTCGATTCAACTTCGACCGGCCAAAACTAGGCACCAAGAGATATCCGTCATGATTCCCTTGACGACCCTCGTCCACCTGGCCGTAGtggtcatggccatggccgcaaGCCCCGACCGCGTCGCGGGCATGGAGAATCTCGTTGCTTTTGGGGACAGCTACACCGACGAGGGCCGGCTGGACTACTTCACCAGCCACGGCAAGGCGCCGCCCGTGGGCTCGCTGCTGCCTCCGAAAAGCATCACCTTCAGCGGAGGCTACGCCTGGGGGCGAATCGTCGCGAACCGCACCGGAGCAAGATTCTACAActacgccgtcggcggggcCATGTGCTCCAACGACGTCGTTGGCCGGCAGCTGGACGCGCCACTGGTTCCCTTGCCGTCCGTCATCGAGTACGAGATGGCGACGTACGAGGCGGACCTTGCCCACGGCGCACTGTACCCGAATCGTCGGCCGTTTAACACCGTCTATGCTCTGTGGATCGGCACAaacgacctcggcgtcggtggcTTCCTCGGAAACGCGCAACGGTCGAACAGGACCATCCGTTCGTTCGTCGAGTGCGTCTGGAGCGCCTTGGACCGCATCTACGAAACGGGCGGTCGACGGTTCGTCCTCATGAACGAGCTTCCACTCGAGACGGCGCCCATGTACGCAAACCCCGGCCTCTACGGCAAGGGCAACGACCGGTACTGGCGCGACCCCTCGACCTACGACACTGCCGACGGTCAGCGCGCGGTTCGCGAGTACACGACCAGCGTCAACACCATGTTCGAATACGGCCTGCCGTTCCACCATCTCGTCAAGAAGCGGTGGCCTGCCGCGTCCGTCTCCCTCCTTGACCTGCATTCTCTCTGGTCAGGCGTGCGAGCGGATCCGATGCGGCATCTGGACGCGCCGGCAAACCTGACGGCTCCGTACCGGATATGCCTTTCCGGCTGTGTCAAGTCTGCCGAGCGCTTGTCCAGTTTCATGTGGTGAGCCGCGAGATCAACCAAGGCGTTACCGTCGTTGCATAACATGCGCGCCCAGGTACGACGAGCTGCATCCCTCGGAGAGGATGGAGGAGATTATCGGCAAGAGCTTCATCGACGTTGTGAGAGGGGCATCCAAGTACGGAACGACTTACGACAGGTACTGACCTCGTCCACCAAACGATGCGCATGAGATGACGAGAGAGACGTTCATAACGGACATGCACCGCCGCACACGACTCCAGGAGATTTCAATACGGGAGTGCTCGCAGTACTGCAGCTGATGCGCCGCCGAAACAGCCAAAAAGAAGGCGTCTTCCTCCTGCCGGAATCGAACCAGCGATCTTGTCATTACTAGTGACACGCTTTACCACTGAGCCAAGGAGGATTTGACGGGAGGTCGAGGTGCAAATGAGGAATATGAGGGGAAATTGTGGATGGAGCAGCAGGGCATTATTCAGGGATCGTCGTCTTGGTGGGTGGTGGGGACCAGGGCCAAGGCGGGTGGGTacgggtactccgtatg includes these proteins:
- a CDS encoding acetyl esterase — its product is MIPLTTLVHLAVVVMAMAASPDRVAGMENLVAFGDSYTDEGRLDYFTSHGKAPPVGSLLPPKSITFSGGYAWGRIVANRTGARFYNYAVGGAMCSNDVVGRQLDAPLVPLPSVIEYEMATYEADLAHGALYPNRRPFNTVYALWIGTNDLGVGGFLGNAQRSNRTIRSFVECVWSALDRIYETGGRRFVLMNELPLETAPMYANPGLYGKGNDRYWRDPSTYDTADGQRAVREYTTSVNTMFEYGLPFHHLVKKRWPAASVSLLDLHSLWSGVRADPMRHLDAPANLTAPYRICLSGCVKSAERLSSFMWYDELHPSERMEEIIGKSFIDVVRGASKYGTTYDRY